A window of the Gemmatirosa kalamazoonensis genome harbors these coding sequences:
- the atpF gene encoding F0F1 ATP synthase subunit B: MRTVYRSLPLLTLAASPLLAQEHEAQGPVNLLEPHAGLMFWTLVIFVVLLVVLSRFAFKPLVAAVEARERTLEDAIQGAKRDRDEAARLLAEQRAQLDASRGEAQKLIADGRAAAEKMRAELLEQTRQQQQELLERARRDIDAERDRAIADLRREAVDLAIAGASKVIERNLDDTSNRQLVENFLGSLQPAGGARR; the protein is encoded by the coding sequence ATGCGTACCGTCTATCGCTCGCTGCCCCTTCTGACGCTCGCCGCCTCGCCGCTCCTCGCGCAGGAGCACGAGGCGCAGGGGCCGGTGAACCTGCTCGAGCCGCACGCGGGGCTGATGTTCTGGACGCTCGTCATCTTCGTCGTCCTGCTCGTCGTCCTGTCGCGCTTCGCGTTCAAGCCGCTCGTCGCCGCCGTCGAGGCGCGCGAGCGCACGCTCGAGGACGCGATCCAGGGCGCGAAGCGCGACCGCGACGAGGCCGCCCGCCTGCTCGCCGAGCAGCGCGCGCAGCTCGACGCGTCGCGGGGCGAGGCGCAGAAGCTCATCGCCGACGGCCGCGCCGCGGCCGAGAAGATGCGCGCGGAGCTGCTCGAGCAGACACGCCAGCAGCAGCAAGAGCTGCTCGAGCGCGCGCGCCGCGACATCGACGCGGAGCGCGACCGCGCCATCGCCGATCTGCGCCGCGAGGCGGTGGATCTCGCGATCGCCGGCGCGTCGAAGGTCATCGAGCGCAACCTCGACGACACGTCGAACCGTCAGCTCGTCGAGAACTTCCTCGGCAGCCTCCAGCCGGCCGGCGGGGCGCGTCGCTGA
- a CDS encoding AAA family ATPase codes for MTTNAQPTSRDGGGRDAAGARDVELLRELAAARSALTAQIARRVVGQHEIVDNLVAALLAGGHVVLVGVPGLAKTLLVQTVAQALDLAFSRVQFTPDLMPSDITGTELLEEDHATGHRAFRFVKGPIFGNIVLADEINRAPPKTQAALLQAMQEHAVTAAGTTHHLPEPFFVLATQNPIEQEGTYPLPEAQLDRFMFELRVGYPSRDEEEQIVAMTTSDRHAEPAPVLGAARLSELQRLVRRLPAPPTVVKYAVRLARSTRPDDADATPLVKKYVSWGGGPRASQYLILGAKARAALDGRPVPDLDDVRAVALPVLRHRLVLNFQAEADGVGVEQLIDLRERA; via the coding sequence GTGACGACGAACGCCCAGCCCACCTCCCGCGACGGCGGGGGCCGCGACGCCGCTGGCGCGCGGGACGTGGAGCTCCTCCGCGAGCTCGCCGCGGCCCGCTCCGCGCTCACCGCGCAGATCGCCCGTCGCGTCGTCGGGCAGCACGAGATCGTCGACAACCTCGTCGCCGCGCTCCTCGCCGGCGGCCACGTCGTCCTCGTCGGCGTCCCCGGGCTGGCGAAGACGCTGCTCGTGCAGACGGTGGCGCAGGCGCTCGACCTCGCGTTCTCGCGCGTGCAGTTCACCCCCGACCTCATGCCGAGCGACATCACCGGCACCGAGCTGCTCGAGGAGGACCATGCCACGGGGCACCGGGCGTTCCGGTTCGTGAAGGGGCCGATCTTCGGCAACATCGTGCTCGCCGACGAGATCAATCGCGCCCCGCCGAAGACCCAGGCGGCGCTCCTCCAGGCGATGCAGGAGCACGCCGTCACGGCCGCCGGGACGACGCACCACCTGCCGGAGCCGTTCTTCGTGCTCGCGACGCAGAACCCGATCGAGCAGGAGGGGACGTATCCCCTGCCCGAGGCGCAGCTCGACCGGTTCATGTTCGAGCTGCGGGTGGGCTACCCGTCGCGCGACGAGGAGGAGCAGATCGTCGCCATGACGACGAGCGACCGCCACGCCGAGCCGGCGCCGGTGCTCGGCGCCGCGCGGCTGAGCGAGCTGCAGCGGCTCGTCCGGCGCCTGCCGGCCCCGCCGACGGTCGTGAAATACGCCGTCCGGCTCGCCCGCTCCACCCGGCCCGACGACGCCGACGCGACCCCGCTGGTGAAGAAGTACGTCAGCTGGGGCGGCGGCCCGCGCGCGTCGCAGTACCTGATCCTCGGTGCGAAGGCGCGCGCGGCGCTCGACGGTCGTCCGGTGCCAGACCTGGACGATGTGCGCGCCGTGGCGCTCCCGGTGCTGCGGCATCGGCTGGTCCTGAACTTCCAGGCCGAGGCGGACGGCGTGGGCGTGGAGCAGCTCATCGACCTGCGGGAGCGAGCTTAG
- a CDS encoding sigma-54 dependent transcriptional regulator, giving the protein MSAPRTGRSAGGARDAERAYRAVLTLSDVEPAVRINALLEAAGLATEMVSPLDDIRAVLRRGHPDVVILTGALLDPHNLSLVRHLSWDGVPAVGLTDVSDPQTTARLREAGYARLYPKPIVPEEVADGVRRLLERRRLQEATGLIGESEAIQEVLVKVEQIAPVTSTVLIDGESGTGKELVARAIHRLSPRRGKPFIAVNVGALPETLLESELFGHEKGAFTGAAERRLGRFELADGGTLFLDEIGEIPPATQVKLLRVLEEREVTRLGAAQPIEVDVRVVAATNRPLREHVMEGTFRADLFYRLDVLRIYLPPLRERRSDIPLLVRRFVAEYAARHDRPFHGIAADAMALLVDYPWPGNVRELRNLIESMVVLAPGREIRPEDLPRHLREGSEVAGARLLPVAVGPMVRDGERAQGRELEFIVRSLLELKLQVEELRRRLDEERAAQRASREIAAPSEVPLVGVAPAVAAIEARETAPPPNVVTISPGMTMAEIERLAIEAALRETGGNRRRAAELLGIGERTLYRKLHEYQLPESATSE; this is encoded by the coding sequence GTGAGCGCGCCGCGGACCGGACGCAGCGCCGGCGGCGCGCGCGACGCGGAGCGTGCGTACCGCGCCGTCCTCACGCTCAGCGACGTCGAGCCGGCGGTGCGCATCAACGCGCTGCTCGAGGCGGCGGGCCTGGCGACGGAGATGGTCTCGCCGCTCGACGACATCCGCGCCGTGCTACGCCGCGGCCACCCCGACGTCGTGATCCTCACCGGCGCCCTGCTCGACCCCCACAACCTCTCGCTCGTGCGGCACCTCTCCTGGGATGGCGTGCCCGCCGTCGGCCTCACCGACGTGAGCGACCCGCAGACGACGGCGCGGCTGCGCGAGGCCGGATACGCGAGGCTCTATCCGAAGCCCATCGTCCCCGAGGAGGTGGCGGACGGCGTGCGCCGCCTGCTCGAGCGGCGCCGACTGCAGGAAGCCACGGGGCTCATCGGCGAGAGCGAGGCGATCCAGGAAGTGCTCGTGAAGGTCGAGCAGATCGCCCCCGTCACGAGCACGGTCCTCATCGACGGCGAGAGCGGGACCGGGAAGGAGCTCGTCGCCCGCGCGATCCACCGACTGAGTCCTCGACGCGGCAAGCCGTTCATCGCCGTGAACGTCGGCGCGCTGCCCGAGACGCTGCTCGAGTCGGAGCTGTTCGGCCACGAGAAGGGCGCGTTCACCGGCGCGGCGGAGCGGCGGCTCGGCCGCTTCGAGCTGGCGGACGGCGGCACGCTGTTCCTCGACGAGATCGGCGAGATCCCGCCGGCGACGCAGGTGAAGCTCCTGCGCGTGCTCGAGGAGCGCGAGGTCACGCGCCTCGGCGCCGCGCAGCCGATCGAGGTCGACGTGCGCGTGGTGGCGGCGACGAACCGGCCGCTGCGCGAGCACGTGATGGAGGGGACGTTCCGCGCGGACCTGTTCTACCGGCTCGACGTCCTGCGCATCTACCTGCCGCCGCTGCGCGAGCGACGGTCGGACATCCCGTTGCTCGTCCGGCGGTTCGTGGCGGAGTACGCGGCGCGCCACGACCGACCGTTCCACGGCATCGCCGCGGACGCGATGGCGCTGCTCGTGGACTATCCGTGGCCGGGGAACGTGCGCGAGCTGCGGAACCTCATCGAGAGCATGGTGGTGCTCGCGCCGGGTCGCGAGATCCGCCCCGAGGACCTGCCGCGGCACCTGCGCGAGGGGAGCGAGGTGGCGGGAGCGCGGCTGCTGCCGGTGGCCGTGGGCCCGATGGTGCGCGACGGCGAGCGCGCACAGGGGCGAGAGCTGGAGTTCATCGTCCGCAGCCTGCTCGAGCTGAAGCTCCAGGTGGAGGAGCTCCGTCGCCGGCTGGACGAGGAGCGCGCCGCGCAGCGCGCGTCGCGCGAGATCGCGGCGCCGAGCGAGGTGCCGCTGGTAGGCGTCGCGCCGGCCGTCGCGGCGATCGAGGCGCGCGAGACCGCGCCGCCGCCGAACGTCGTCACGATCTCGCCGGGGATGACGATGGCGGAGATCGAGCGGCTCGCGATCGAGGCCGCGTTACGCGAGACGGGGGGTAATCGTCGCAGGGCCGCGGAGCTCCTCGGGATCGGCGAGCGCACGCTCTATCGGAAGCTGCACGAGTATCAGCTGCCCGAGAGCGCGACGAGCGAGTGA
- a CDS encoding AtpZ/AtpI family protein, with the protein MGLQFAISLLVFLFLGQWLDRRLGTAPVFLLGCVFVGVGGSFYAMYRTIMAAQRREDEARRAEQARRAAESLGGTRGGA; encoded by the coding sequence ATGGGGCTGCAGTTCGCGATCTCCCTGCTGGTGTTTCTCTTTCTCGGGCAGTGGCTCGACCGACGCCTGGGCACGGCGCCGGTCTTTTTGTTGGGGTGTGTCTTCGTCGGAGTGGGCGGCTCGTTCTACGCGATGTACCGGACGATCATGGCCGCGCAGCGGCGAGAAGACGAGGCGCGCCGCGCGGAGCAGGCGCGCCGCGCGGCCGAATCGTTAGGCGGGACGCGAGGCGGCGCGTGA
- the atpE gene encoding ATP synthase F0 subunit C, which yields MAILPLLQAAAETASNNRGYGLIGAGLAAGLSAIGAGIGIGRIGGSMTESMARQPEAAGRIQTAALILAALIEGVALFGAVIGFQIQGKIAF from the coding sequence ATGGCGATCCTTCCTCTTCTCCAGGCCGCGGCCGAGACGGCCAGCAACAACCGCGGCTACGGTCTCATCGGCGCCGGCCTCGCCGCCGGCCTCTCGGCGATCGGCGCCGGCATCGGCATCGGCCGCATCGGCGGCTCGATGACCGAGAGCATGGCGCGCCAGCCCGAGGCGGCCGGCCGCATCCAGACGGCCGCGCTGATTCTCGCCGCCCTCATCGAGGGTGTCGCGCTGTTCGGCGCCGTCATCGGCTTCCAGATCCAGGGCAAGATCGCGTTCTGA
- the atpH gene encoding ATP synthase F1 subunit delta, translated as MRDTTIARNYAEVLLALANKADDTDGWGRTVREVADAIGADVTLRHFLESPRVSAERKGEILARAFQDRLPPLFVRFLQTLLRKGRQMLFPEIATEYHTLLDEAEGRVHAQVTFARSPSEGERAAVTQGLSRTLGKQVVPHVTVDPAIVGGVVVRVGDQVMDGSVRRRLRILRERLVHGNA; from the coding sequence ATGCGCGACACGACCATCGCCCGCAACTACGCCGAGGTCCTCCTCGCGCTCGCGAACAAGGCGGACGACACCGATGGGTGGGGGCGCACGGTGCGCGAGGTCGCCGACGCGATCGGCGCCGACGTGACGCTGCGCCACTTCCTCGAGTCGCCGCGCGTGTCCGCGGAGCGGAAGGGCGAGATCCTCGCGCGGGCCTTCCAGGACCGACTGCCGCCGCTGTTCGTGCGCTTCCTGCAGACGCTGTTGCGGAAGGGCCGGCAGATGCTGTTCCCCGAGATCGCGACCGAGTACCACACTCTGCTCGACGAGGCGGAGGGGCGCGTGCACGCGCAGGTCACGTTCGCGCGTAGCCCGTCGGAGGGAGAGCGCGCGGCGGTGACGCAGGGGCTCTCGCGCACGCTCGGCAAGCAGGTGGTGCCGCACGTGACGGTGGATCCGGCGATCGTCGGCGGCGTGGTGGTGCGGGTCGGCGACCAGGTGATGGACGGATCGGTGCGCCGACGTCTCCGGATCCTCCGCGAGCGGCTCGTGCACGGCAACGCGTAA
- a CDS encoding HD-GYP domain-containing protein yields the protein MRVYICSIMALAALAVTALYAWGPEATVESAAIAGILCAIGWLYGSLTYELDQKGTRASVGFLLFPAAAFAVANWTVPLIVCVTVFALEIRRRAPLHKTLFNSTSLALANAVSIIAFRATGGSGWAGHDRIPVVSVIALLVAHNLTSSGVTSGVIALSSGQPLGRTWRAVTGKTIIDDVLVSPFTAVIAYTAVKYPIGWTIVGCTTLIWINRLYQTNRALQRVSHEMLELMVSAIEARDPYTSGHSRRVSRMSVEIARAIGLSHREVERIRVAGLLHDVGKIHEKYAPILSKPDRLTRDEWILMKEHPVDGENLVRNVSQLHDVLPAVRHHHERWDGAGYPDGLRGESIPLMARVMAIADTIDAMTSDRSYRRGLSVEEVRKEVERCAGTQFDPAIVGKLLAGPYWDALFAPMESDNATRYELKLVSDSNPAPEKVVA from the coding sequence GTGCGAGTCTACATCTGCAGCATCATGGCCCTCGCAGCGCTCGCTGTGACGGCCTTATATGCTTGGGGGCCAGAGGCGACCGTGGAGTCCGCGGCGATCGCAGGGATTCTCTGCGCCATCGGCTGGCTGTACGGAAGCCTCACGTATGAATTAGATCAGAAGGGTACGCGCGCTAGCGTTGGTTTCCTGCTGTTCCCGGCCGCCGCGTTCGCAGTGGCTAATTGGACGGTTCCACTTATCGTCTGTGTTACCGTCTTTGCCCTTGAGATTCGGCGACGCGCTCCACTTCATAAGACGCTCTTCAACTCGACGTCGTTAGCGCTGGCGAACGCGGTCTCGATCATCGCGTTCCGTGCGACGGGGGGAAGCGGTTGGGCCGGTCACGATCGAATTCCGGTCGTCTCCGTTATCGCGCTGCTTGTCGCTCACAACCTTACGAGCAGTGGTGTCACCTCTGGCGTAATCGCCCTGTCGAGCGGTCAGCCGCTCGGCCGCACATGGCGCGCGGTGACCGGCAAGACCATCATAGACGATGTACTGGTAAGCCCATTTACAGCCGTCATCGCCTATACAGCGGTCAAGTACCCGATCGGCTGGACGATCGTCGGTTGTACGACGCTAATTTGGATCAATAGGCTTTATCAGACGAATCGGGCGCTTCAGCGCGTGTCGCACGAGATGCTGGAGCTCATGGTGAGCGCCATCGAGGCTCGAGACCCCTACACCTCGGGGCATTCACGCCGAGTCTCGAGAATGAGCGTCGAGATCGCACGTGCCATCGGCTTGAGCCACCGAGAGGTAGAGCGCATCCGCGTTGCAGGGCTCCTCCACGATGTAGGCAAGATCCATGAGAAGTACGCACCAATACTGAGCAAGCCCGACCGCCTCACTCGCGACGAGTGGATCCTGATGAAGGAGCATCCGGTCGACGGCGAGAACCTAGTGCGCAACGTCTCGCAATTGCACGATGTCCTGCCGGCGGTGCGTCACCACCACGAGCGCTGGGATGGTGCTGGCTATCCTGATGGTCTGCGAGGAGAGAGCATTCCTCTCATGGCGCGTGTAATGGCAATCGCCGACACGATCGACGCCATGACGTCTGACCGCTCGTACCGCCGCGGGCTGAGTGTTGAGGAGGTACGTAAGGAAGTTGAGCGCTGCGCTGGCACGCAGTTCGATCCAGCAATCGTTGGCAAGCTGTTAGCCGGCCCGTACTGGGACGCGCTGTTCGCGCCGATGGAGAGCGACAATGCCACTCGGTATGAGTTGAAGCTGGTGTCCGATTCCAACCCGGCTCCTGAGAAAGTCGTCGCGTAA
- a CDS encoding ATP-binding protein, protein MIRLRTLGECIIEVDGEHYTPDSDQLFAALVYLTTERGRHLPRQALAELLWPHHDATRGRHCLRQLLYRLRIGGAPVEGGRETLMLPESLVAPTFSAAPAAERLVAERMAGTLTIGPVLPGYEPHFSGRFAEWLDKARAAMEARVRRVLLEVAHAHRLRGEWGEVDALARDVLLLDPLNEEATLARAEATAMEGAKNEAIEILDRFVAELGPERSQLHLPATVLRRRIAERFPSRRYGGPSERCFVGRAAIMQTLSTAMLRARNGEGSGVLLTGAPGIGKTRLVHELTKVASMQGVRVVRATTVESDAERPLSAFSEAVPQLRALPGAIGVAPDSLAFLDRLTEVHPAGGVQPDDISDPRWIASRIRQSIVDLCDAVTGEATVLLVIEDVHWLDASSWAVIASLLEWLPKKRLLMLLTSRGPHPTPVTPQRCVEQLAVHPVLALTPEAASAYAREIVKDHGGSLGEDALAWCVSVGEGNPLFLRELVVHRLEGGAEGTMPPSLQGLLDARLARLSPTARRVLESASILGEFAMMEHLRTVLELPSHAFAGALDELTAALLLDDESTVVAPRHELIRRRVLDTTSRAVRRLLHGRAAACLSDTKSQHPTAERLLAAATHWRAAQEADRAVDTLMDAAGAVERLGAIPDSIRLLEGALEFDPSESKRTSILRRTLRCLSLSASWERAKLVGAELATLRAATLDPEASAGDALLRINAEFRSGADTLPLLDELYAVAADPQFSPGTRVQAARLGLVLATNSGRGEATARFWEVTADARTSPTLDPLERLNLEMIFEADHGDPRKALEHAEALRILAAEESDPLKRLGALQNVAQAYVLVGMGTQAVPYLEAALRAAREAGSVHFEVLAVHTLFEVHLLERDKSRAQYWLECFQQRISTFPQHVYRTPLLESNARLALLEGRCDRAFRAAFELYESVRSEPFPLLWILSGAITTLVEVLLNCSDETVDPALIRELERVHVSLRSQPMQDRTAAVLALALERSGRADDAARIIGDYVREFRRSLAAWTSPASLIRG, encoded by the coding sequence ATGATCCGGCTGCGTACGCTCGGCGAGTGCATCATCGAGGTCGACGGCGAGCACTACACGCCCGACTCGGACCAGCTGTTCGCCGCCCTGGTCTATCTCACGACCGAGCGTGGGCGGCACCTGCCGCGCCAGGCGCTGGCCGAGCTGCTGTGGCCCCACCACGATGCGACGCGGGGCCGCCACTGCCTGCGGCAGCTCCTGTATCGGCTCCGCATCGGCGGCGCCCCGGTGGAGGGGGGCCGGGAGACGCTCATGCTCCCCGAGTCGCTCGTCGCGCCGACGTTCAGCGCCGCGCCGGCGGCCGAGCGGCTGGTGGCGGAGCGGATGGCCGGGACGCTCACGATCGGGCCGGTCCTTCCCGGCTACGAGCCCCACTTCTCTGGACGGTTCGCGGAGTGGCTCGACAAGGCGCGGGCGGCGATGGAGGCGCGCGTGCGGCGCGTGCTGCTCGAGGTCGCGCACGCGCACCGCCTGCGCGGCGAGTGGGGCGAGGTGGACGCGCTCGCGCGCGACGTCCTGCTGCTCGATCCGCTGAACGAGGAGGCGACGCTGGCGCGCGCCGAAGCGACGGCGATGGAGGGCGCGAAGAACGAGGCGATCGAGATCCTCGACCGGTTCGTGGCGGAGCTGGGTCCCGAGCGCTCGCAGCTGCATCTCCCGGCGACGGTGCTCCGGCGGCGCATCGCCGAGCGGTTCCCGTCGCGCCGCTACGGCGGCCCGTCGGAGCGCTGCTTCGTCGGCCGCGCGGCGATCATGCAGACGCTGTCCACGGCGATGCTACGCGCCCGCAACGGCGAGGGGAGCGGCGTGCTCCTCACGGGCGCCCCGGGGATCGGCAAGACGCGACTGGTCCACGAGCTCACGAAGGTCGCCTCGATGCAAGGCGTCCGTGTGGTGCGCGCGACGACGGTGGAGTCGGACGCCGAGCGTCCGCTGTCCGCCTTCTCGGAAGCGGTGCCGCAGCTCCGCGCGCTCCCCGGCGCGATCGGCGTCGCGCCCGACTCCCTCGCCTTCCTCGACCGCCTAACGGAGGTTCACCCGGCGGGCGGCGTGCAGCCCGACGACATCAGCGACCCGCGGTGGATCGCGTCGCGGATCCGGCAGTCGATCGTGGATCTCTGCGACGCGGTGACGGGGGAGGCGACGGTGCTGCTGGTGATCGAGGACGTGCACTGGCTCGACGCGTCGTCGTGGGCGGTGATCGCGTCGCTCCTCGAGTGGCTGCCGAAGAAGCGGCTGCTGATGCTCCTCACGTCGCGCGGCCCGCACCCGACGCCGGTGACGCCGCAGCGGTGCGTGGAGCAGCTGGCGGTGCATCCGGTGCTCGCGCTCACGCCCGAGGCGGCGTCGGCGTACGCGCGCGAGATCGTGAAGGATCACGGCGGGTCGTTAGGCGAGGACGCGCTCGCGTGGTGCGTGTCGGTCGGCGAGGGGAATCCGCTGTTCCTGCGGGAGCTCGTGGTGCACCGGTTGGAAGGCGGAGCGGAGGGAACGATGCCGCCGTCGTTGCAGGGATTGTTGGACGCGAGACTGGCTCGACTCAGTCCGACGGCGAGGCGAGTACTTGAGTCAGCATCCATTCTCGGCGAGTTCGCGATGATGGAGCACTTGCGCACGGTCCTGGAGCTACCGTCGCATGCTTTCGCGGGCGCGCTGGACGAACTGACCGCCGCATTGCTCCTGGATGACGAGTCAACGGTCGTTGCTCCACGCCATGAACTCATCCGACGTCGAGTACTGGACACTACTTCGCGAGCAGTACGGCGACTTCTTCATGGGCGTGCCGCCGCATGCCTCTCGGATACTAAGTCCCAGCATCCGACTGCCGAGCGCCTCCTCGCTGCCGCTACACACTGGCGCGCTGCACAAGAGGCAGATCGTGCAGTCGACACACTCATGGATGCCGCTGGAGCCGTGGAGCGCCTCGGGGCGATTCCCGATAGCATCAGGCTCCTAGAGGGAGCACTCGAATTCGATCCATCTGAGTCGAAGCGGACAAGCATTCTGCGTAGAACACTTCGATGCCTTTCGCTAAGTGCCTCGTGGGAAAGAGCCAAGCTCGTCGGAGCCGAACTTGCAACCTTGCGCGCGGCCACACTCGACCCTGAGGCCTCCGCTGGCGACGCACTACTGAGGATAAACGCGGAATTCCGAAGCGGCGCCGACACACTACCCCTGCTCGACGAGTTGTACGCCGTCGCGGCCGATCCGCAATTCTCACCCGGCACACGAGTCCAGGCAGCCAGGTTGGGTCTCGTTCTCGCAACGAATAGCGGGCGCGGCGAGGCTACTGCGCGCTTCTGGGAGGTCACGGCGGATGCGCGGACCAGTCCGACACTCGACCCGCTGGAACGGCTTAACCTGGAAATGATCTTCGAGGCCGACCACGGAGACCCTCGGAAGGCCCTGGAGCACGCTGAGGCGCTTCGAATACTGGCCGCCGAGGAGTCCGATCCTCTGAAGAGACTAGGCGCCTTGCAAAATGTCGCGCAGGCCTATGTCCTCGTCGGGATGGGAACGCAAGCTGTGCCGTATCTCGAGGCCGCACTGCGCGCCGCGCGCGAAGCGGGCAGCGTTCACTTCGAGGTGCTCGCCGTACATACGCTATTCGAAGTCCACCTGCTAGAGCGAGACAAGTCGCGGGCACAGTACTGGCTCGAGTGCTTCCAGCAACGAATATCGACGTTCCCGCAGCATGTCTATCGTACACCGCTACTGGAGTCCAACGCGCGCCTCGCGTTACTGGAGGGACGCTGTGACCGAGCGTTCCGCGCAGCCTTTGAGTTGTACGAATCCGTTCGCTCCGAACCGTTTCCGCTTCTCTGGATCCTCAGTGGAGCAATAACGACGCTCGTAGAGGTGCTGCTCAACTGCAGCGACGAGACGGTTGATCCTGCCCTGATCCGCGAGCTTGAACGCGTCCACGTGTCATTACGATCCCAGCCCATGCAAGACCGGACTGCTGCCGTGCTGGCACTTGCGCTAGAAAGGAGCGGTCGTGCAGACGACGCGGCTCGCATCATCGGTGACTATGTGCGCGAGTTCCGGCGCTCGCTCGCAGCGTGGACGTCGCCTGCCTCCCTCATCCGCGGATAG
- the atpB gene encoding F0F1 ATP synthase subunit A produces MRLLGTALALLLALGAPLAAPTARAQESTTHAAPATAAGEATRPVDFITPHITDSDRLDLPCFKRGLVCEVDLAEVLGAHWYLPGTHIDVRPTKHVVMLLLAALLSAAVLILAARAHERHTHEVGRPKGFAAGIEAMVLYLRNEVAIPNLGPHGERFVPFVLTLFFFILFANLLGLIPYGSTATGNISVTATLAVITMIVIEVAGMRAQGLGYLNTIFYWNKDLNPFMRVIMFIVMTPVEMVGKLSKPFALAIRLFANMTAGHIVVLAFIGLIFAFGYLVGLAPLLMAVGIMLLEIFVAFLQAFVFCLLAAVFIGQIREAHH; encoded by the coding sequence ATGAGACTGCTCGGCACCGCGCTGGCCCTGCTCCTCGCGCTCGGCGCGCCGCTCGCGGCGCCAACGGCCCGCGCGCAGGAGTCGACGACACATGCCGCGCCGGCGACCGCCGCGGGCGAGGCCACCCGGCCGGTCGACTTCATCACGCCGCACATCACCGACAGCGATCGCCTCGACCTGCCGTGCTTCAAGCGCGGACTCGTCTGCGAGGTGGACCTGGCCGAGGTCCTCGGCGCGCACTGGTATCTCCCCGGCACGCACATCGACGTGCGGCCGACGAAGCACGTCGTGATGCTCCTGCTCGCGGCGCTGCTCTCGGCCGCGGTGCTGATCCTCGCGGCGCGCGCGCACGAGCGGCACACGCACGAGGTGGGGCGGCCGAAGGGGTTCGCGGCCGGGATCGAGGCGATGGTGCTCTACCTCCGCAACGAGGTCGCCATCCCGAACCTCGGGCCGCACGGCGAGCGGTTCGTGCCGTTCGTGCTCACGCTCTTCTTCTTCATCCTGTTCGCGAACCTGCTCGGCCTCATCCCGTACGGGTCGACGGCGACGGGCAACATCTCCGTCACGGCGACGCTCGCGGTCATCACGATGATCGTCATCGAGGTCGCCGGAATGCGCGCGCAGGGGCTCGGCTACCTCAACACGATCTTCTACTGGAACAAGGATCTGAACCCGTTCATGCGGGTGATCATGTTCATCGTGATGACGCCGGTGGAGATGGTGGGCAAGCTGTCGAAGCCGTTCGCGCTGGCGATCCGTCTGTTCGCGAACATGACCGCGGGCCACATCGTGGTGCTCGCGTTCATCGGGCTGATCTTCGCGTTCGGCTACCTGGTGGGCCTCGCGCCGCTGCTCATGGCGGTCGGCATCATGCTACTCGAGATCTTCGTCGCGTTCCTGCAGGCGTTCGTGTTCTGCCTGCTGGCGGCGGTGTTCATCGGCCAGATTCGCGAAGCCCATCATTGA
- a CDS encoding MogA/MoaB family molybdenum cofactor biosynthesis protein — protein MRVAILTISDAGARGERADTSGAEIVAWAQRRGDDVAARALVPDDAERIARQLAEWCDADVAELVLTTGGTGLAPRDVTPEATRTVLEREAPGIAERIRWTAGASFPRAALSRGLAGVRRRALVVNLPGSPGGVRDGLAALDPIVDHACDVLRGRVTDHSAPRREGT, from the coding sequence GTGCGCGTAGCGATTCTCACCATCTCGGATGCAGGGGCGCGCGGCGAGCGCGCGGACACGTCGGGCGCCGAGATCGTGGCGTGGGCACAGCGGCGCGGCGACGACGTGGCGGCGCGCGCGCTCGTCCCCGACGACGCCGAGCGCATCGCGCGCCAGCTCGCCGAGTGGTGCGACGCCGACGTCGCGGAGCTCGTGCTGACCACCGGCGGCACCGGCCTCGCCCCGCGCGACGTCACGCCGGAAGCGACGCGCACGGTGCTGGAGCGCGAGGCGCCCGGCATCGCCGAGCGGATCCGGTGGACCGCGGGCGCGTCGTTCCCGCGCGCCGCGCTGTCCCGCGGCCTCGCCGGCGTGCGGCGGCGGGCGCTCGTCGTGAACCTCCCCGGCTCTCCCGGCGGCGTGCGCGACGGACTCGCCGCGCTCGACCCCATCGTCGACCACGCGTGCGACGTGCTGCGCGGGCGTGTGACCGACCATTCGGCCCCGCGGAGGGAAGGGACGTGA
- a CDS encoding BsuPI-related putative proteinase inhibitor — protein MIGRLRLSGTDAAHPAAPSHHAHRAGDTTRIDAALAVAPTPDGIRLALEVVNLDKKQVEIDFPNGQTRDFVVLDAAGHEVWRWSRGRLFTQTVQNKFLSGGDTAVYAEHWEPTQPGEYTAVAILRSGNFPIERRATFEVRPSNLVATSGPVTASLVH, from the coding sequence ATGATCGGCCGGCTGCGCCTCTCGGGGACCGACGCCGCCCACCCCGCCGCGCCGAGCCACCACGCGCACCGCGCCGGCGACACCACCCGCATCGACGCCGCGCTCGCCGTCGCGCCGACCCCCGACGGAATCCGGCTCGCGCTCGAGGTCGTGAACCTCGACAAGAAGCAGGTCGAGATCGACTTCCCGAACGGCCAGACGCGCGACTTCGTGGTGCTCGACGCCGCGGGACACGAGGTGTGGCGCTGGAGCCGGGGGCGGCTCTTCACCCAGACGGTGCAGAACAAGTTCCTGTCCGGTGGCGATACCGCGGTGTACGCGGAGCACTGGGAGCCGACGCAGCCGGGCGAGTACACCGCCGTCGCCATCCTGCGCAGCGGCAACTTCCCGATCGAGCGCCGCGCCACGTTCGAGGTCCGCCCGTCGAACCTCGTCGCCACCAGCGGCCCGGTCACCGCGAGCCTCGTCCACTAG